A region of Mauremys mutica isolate MM-2020 ecotype Southern chromosome 2, ASM2049712v1, whole genome shotgun sequence DNA encodes the following proteins:
- the RBM48 gene encoding RNA-binding protein 48 isoform X2: MAAPGDGVGGVCKHHAQQAVCDSRAKYREGRRPRAVKVYTVNLESRYLLIQGVPALGVMKELVEQFALYGAIEEYNALDEYPAEQFTEVYLIKFQKLQSARVAKRKLDERSFFGSLLHVCYAPEFETVQETREKLQDRRKYIAKATSNRVHFLVKKIQEPKKTVSKNSEHDFQPETLGFSAADANTGNWDPSACCPYQPSCEFSSRNTACPSGGHFERVLAFPQYVSNCGETSESFCQSKPLTQSAQQGGYTNTPVSLVLQRKVPSDNGIGRFMPRTTQLQERKRKRDQDNQIDFIGIDSDSTEVIIGPRLPEIPKVDMDDDSLNASASLIRNKLTEVAVSVPKSFGEKPEDTQTKRPIKQRRRI, encoded by the exons ATGGCGGCGCCTGGCGATGGAGTTGGGGGTGTCTGTAAACATCACGCGCAGCAGGCCGTTTGCGACTCGCGCGCCAAGTACCGAGAGGGGCGCAGGCCCCGCGCAGTGAAG gtGTATACTGTCAACTTGGAATCTCGTTATTTGCTAATACAGGGAGTTCCTGCTTTGGGTGTTATGAAGGAACTAGTGGAACAATTTGCATTATATGGTGCCATTGAAGAGTACAATGCTTTAGATGAGTATCCAGCAGAACAATTTACAGAAGTTTATCTTATTAAATTCCAAAAATTACAGAGTGCAAG GGTAGCCAAGAGAAAACTGGATGAACGGAGTTTCTTTGGTAGTTTGCTTCATGTGTGTTATGCTCCAGAATTTGAAACAGTACAAGAGACTAGGGAGAAGCTGCAAGACAGGAGAAAGTATATCGCAAAAGCAACAAGTAATAGAG TTCATTTTTTGGTAAAGAAGATACAGGAGCCTAAAAAGACTGTTTCAAAGAACTCAGAACATGACTTTCAACCAGAAACCTTAGGATTCAGTGCAGCGGATGCAAACACTGGGAACTGGGATCCATCTGCATGTTGTCCTTACCAGCCATCTTGTGAATTTTCATCAAGAAACACAGCATGTCCTTCAGGAGGTCACTTTGAGAGGGTGTTGGCATTCCCTCAGTATGTCAGTAACTGTGGTGAAACTTCTGAATCCTTTTGCCAAAGTAAACCTTTGACTCAAAGTGCACAACAGGGGGGATATACTAACACACCAGTTTCTCTTGTGCTGCAAAGAAAAGTTCCTTCTGATAATGGGATTGGGAGATTTATGCCCCGAACAACTCAACTGCAAGAgcgaaagagaaagagagaccaAGACAATCAAATTGACTTTATTGGAATAGACTCAGATAGTACCGAAGTCATTATTGGTCCACGGCTACCAGAAATACCAAAAGTGGACATGGATGATGATTCACTGAATGCTTCAGCAAGTTTAATTCGAAATAAACTTACGGAG GTAGCAGTTTCTGTTCCAAAATCATTTGGGGAAAAGCCAGAGGATACTCAAACAAAGCGACCGATAAAGCAGAGAAGAAGAATATAG
- the RBM48 gene encoding RNA-binding protein 48 isoform X1, with amino-acid sequence MWSISAKAVIITQFNIPQLPCNLTGPRCEPVPCIARRETGDHRNVNGTESTQEACNVYTVNLESRYLLIQGVPALGVMKELVEQFALYGAIEEYNALDEYPAEQFTEVYLIKFQKLQSARVAKRKLDERSFFGSLLHVCYAPEFETVQETREKLQDRRKYIAKATSNRVHFLVKKIQEPKKTVSKNSEHDFQPETLGFSAADANTGNWDPSACCPYQPSCEFSSRNTACPSGGHFERVLAFPQYVSNCGETSESFCQSKPLTQSAQQGGYTNTPVSLVLQRKVPSDNGIGRFMPRTTQLQERKRKRDQDNQIDFIGIDSDSTEVIIGPRLPEIPKVDMDDDSLNASASLIRNKLTEVAVSVPKSFGEKPEDTQTKRPIKQRRRI; translated from the exons ATGTGGAGTATTAGTGCCAAAGCTGTCATAATCACCCAATTTAACATTCCTCAACTGCCATGCAATCTGACTGGCCCTCGGTGTGAACCAGTGCCCTGCATAGCCAGACGTGAAACTGGTGACCACAGGAATGTTAATGGGACTGAATCAACCCAGGAAGCATGCAAT gtGTATACTGTCAACTTGGAATCTCGTTATTTGCTAATACAGGGAGTTCCTGCTTTGGGTGTTATGAAGGAACTAGTGGAACAATTTGCATTATATGGTGCCATTGAAGAGTACAATGCTTTAGATGAGTATCCAGCAGAACAATTTACAGAAGTTTATCTTATTAAATTCCAAAAATTACAGAGTGCAAG GGTAGCCAAGAGAAAACTGGATGAACGGAGTTTCTTTGGTAGTTTGCTTCATGTGTGTTATGCTCCAGAATTTGAAACAGTACAAGAGACTAGGGAGAAGCTGCAAGACAGGAGAAAGTATATCGCAAAAGCAACAAGTAATAGAG TTCATTTTTTGGTAAAGAAGATACAGGAGCCTAAAAAGACTGTTTCAAAGAACTCAGAACATGACTTTCAACCAGAAACCTTAGGATTCAGTGCAGCGGATGCAAACACTGGGAACTGGGATCCATCTGCATGTTGTCCTTACCAGCCATCTTGTGAATTTTCATCAAGAAACACAGCATGTCCTTCAGGAGGTCACTTTGAGAGGGTGTTGGCATTCCCTCAGTATGTCAGTAACTGTGGTGAAACTTCTGAATCCTTTTGCCAAAGTAAACCTTTGACTCAAAGTGCACAACAGGGGGGATATACTAACACACCAGTTTCTCTTGTGCTGCAAAGAAAAGTTCCTTCTGATAATGGGATTGGGAGATTTATGCCCCGAACAACTCAACTGCAAGAgcgaaagagaaagagagaccaAGACAATCAAATTGACTTTATTGGAATAGACTCAGATAGTACCGAAGTCATTATTGGTCCACGGCTACCAGAAATACCAAAAGTGGACATGGATGATGATTCACTGAATGCTTCAGCAAGTTTAATTCGAAATAAACTTACGGAG GTAGCAGTTTCTGTTCCAAAATCATTTGGGGAAAAGCCAGAGGATACTCAAACAAAGCGACCGATAAAGCAGAGAAGAAGAATATAG